A single region of the Streptomyces sp. NBC_00425 genome encodes:
- a CDS encoding ABC transporter ATP-binding protein, translated as MNAPGGSLLVAESLRKAYGPTMALDGADFSIHPGEVVAVMGPSGSGKSTLLHCLAGIVTPDSGSIMYDGHDLATMNDAQRSRLRRTEFGFVFQFGQLVPELTCVENVALPLRLNGTPRRQAERTALSWMERLEVDDLGRKRPGEVSGGQGQRVAVARSLVTSPRVLFADEPTGALDSLNGERVMELFTEAARTANAAVVLVTHEARVAAYSDREIVVRDGRSRDMERVI; from the coding sequence ATGAACGCCCCCGGGGGATCCCTGCTCGTCGCCGAGAGCCTGCGCAAGGCCTACGGCCCGACGATGGCGCTGGACGGCGCCGACTTCTCCATCCACCCCGGCGAGGTCGTCGCGGTGATGGGCCCGTCCGGCTCCGGGAAGTCGACCCTGCTGCACTGCCTCGCCGGCATCGTGACGCCCGACTCCGGATCGATCATGTACGACGGCCACGACCTCGCCACGATGAACGACGCGCAGCGCAGCCGGCTGCGGCGCACGGAGTTCGGGTTCGTGTTCCAGTTCGGCCAGCTCGTGCCCGAGCTGACCTGCGTGGAGAACGTGGCGCTGCCGCTGCGGCTGAACGGCACCCCGCGCAGGCAGGCCGAGCGCACCGCCCTGAGCTGGATGGAACGGCTGGAGGTCGACGACCTCGGCAGGAAGCGGCCCGGAGAGGTATCCGGCGGGCAGGGGCAGCGGGTCGCCGTGGCGCGCTCGCTCGTCACCAGCCCCCGCGTGCTGTTCGCCGACGAACCGACCGGCGCGCTGGACTCGCTCAACGGCGAGCGGGTGATGGAGCTGTTCACCGAGGCCGCCCGGACGGCCAACGCGGCCGTCGTCCTCGTCACGCACGAGGCCAGGGTCGCCGCCTACTCGGACCGCGAGATCGTCGTCCGGGACGGCAGGTCGCGTGACATGGAGCGCGTGATATGA
- a CDS encoding roadblock/LC7 domain-containing protein yields MDHQALAREMRGLREQVTGITDTAVAAADGLLIAADTADSIDPEGLAALAAAGLGLARRTAEATARGALHRTVAYGSHGCAAFYAVGDTALMVVLGDEGMDVERLHRATQPALRRIDLILTDRTTARTAADGTTVKTAEGV; encoded by the coding sequence ATGGACCACCAAGCCCTCGCGCGGGAGATGCGCGGCCTGCGCGAGCAGGTGACCGGGATCACCGACACGGCGGTCGCGGCGGCCGACGGACTGCTCATCGCCGCCGACACGGCCGACTCGATCGACCCCGAGGGCCTCGCCGCCCTCGCCGCGGCCGGCCTCGGCCTGGCCCGCCGCACCGCCGAGGCGACCGCCCGCGGCGCCCTGCACCGCACGGTGGCCTACGGCAGCCACGGCTGCGCCGCGTTCTACGCGGTGGGAGACACCGCGCTGATGGTCGTGCTCGGCGACGAGGGCATGGACGTGGAACGCCTGCACCGGGCGACCCAGCCGGCCCTGCGCCGCATCGACCTGATCCTCACCGACCGGACGACCGCGCGGACCGCGGCGGACGGGACGACCGTGAAGACCGCCGAAGGAGTCTGA
- a CDS encoding transglycosylase domain-containing protein: MGRAEERRARQRGGRRAAPRNRSTETESVAPPAPGATGAAAAATGGRAAARRGAKKSAKGGRGKAGKKDKSLIRRIFTWKKILGTFLGLTVAVIGAFVWLYVSTPIPKGNPDADLQSNVYKYGNGAILARDGELNRENVDLAQVPKPVQHTFVAAENKSFYTDAGVDLKGTTRGVLNTLMGKGAQGGSTITQQYVKNYYLSQEQTVTRKLKELVISLKLDREESKDYILAGYINTSYYGRGAYGIQAAAQAYYGVDAGKLSVAQGAYLAALLQAPSQYDWSSASATGQRLVTARWNYVLDNMVEQDWLKKSERDAMTFPKPKEPKAAPGKEGQVGYLVDAANAELARQLVAQGAADDLESANALVRKGGWNIELNIDKAKQKKLEETVKEQLTSKLDKKKRKVDGDVQAGAVSVNPKTGAVEAMYGGVGYTEHFVNNATRTDYQPASTFKPVILAAAFDENAKTQKGEQITADTLYDGTSKRPVVGSDIGFAPENEDDQDYGDVTVQTALNQSINSVFAQMGVDVGMPEVLKVAGNLGMDTKGLKAVPAQTLGTMSASPLQMAGVYATLDNHGKKVTPAIIKSAQNSAHPSFQLAKAVGGQVIDREAADSVTSVLTGVVDDGTAKKSVRDNPLRKGQKVAGKTGTSDNNKSAWFTGYTPDLVTSVGLFGEDAKTHAQVPLTGATTGLTSTKGRINGGGFPAQIWATYTFGVSTKVSKFDLETDQGAAVRTSSPSPSTSPSPSASPSSSPKPSTSPSSSPKPSSSPSSSPSSSPKPSSSPSSSPSPSPKPDDPPGQGDDPANPLLGQ; encoded by the coding sequence ATGGGACGAGCGGAAGAGAGACGAGCGCGACAGCGCGGTGGCCGCCGCGCGGCGCCCAGGAACCGCTCGACGGAGACGGAGTCGGTGGCGCCCCCCGCCCCCGGGGCCACCGGCGCGGCCGCGGCCGCGACCGGCGGTCGCGCGGCCGCCCGCCGAGGCGCGAAGAAGAGCGCCAAGGGCGGCAGGGGGAAGGCCGGCAAGAAGGACAAGAGCCTCATACGCCGGATCTTCACCTGGAAGAAGATACTGGGCACGTTCCTCGGTCTGACCGTCGCCGTGATCGGCGCCTTCGTCTGGCTGTACGTGAGCACGCCGATCCCCAAGGGCAACCCCGACGCCGACCTGCAGAGCAACGTCTACAAGTACGGCAACGGCGCCATCCTCGCCCGCGACGGCGAACTCAACCGCGAGAACGTCGACCTCGCCCAGGTGCCCAAGCCCGTCCAGCACACCTTCGTCGCCGCCGAGAACAAGTCCTTCTACACCGACGCCGGCGTCGACCTGAAGGGCACCACCCGCGGTGTCCTCAACACGCTCATGGGCAAGGGCGCGCAGGGCGGTTCGACGATCACCCAGCAGTACGTCAAGAACTACTACCTGAGCCAGGAACAGACCGTCACGCGCAAGCTGAAGGAACTGGTCATCTCCCTCAAGCTGGACCGGGAGGAGTCCAAGGACTACATCCTGGCCGGCTACATCAACACCAGCTACTACGGCCGCGGCGCCTACGGCATCCAGGCCGCCGCCCAGGCCTACTACGGCGTCGACGCCGGCAAGCTGAGCGTCGCACAGGGCGCCTACCTCGCAGCCCTCCTGCAGGCCCCCAGCCAGTACGACTGGTCCTCCGCCTCCGCCACGGGCCAACGCCTGGTCACGGCACGCTGGAACTACGTCCTGGACAACATGGTCGAGCAGGACTGGCTGAAGAAGTCGGAACGCGACGCCATGACGTTCCCGAAGCCCAAGGAGCCCAAGGCCGCCCCCGGCAAGGAGGGCCAGGTCGGCTACCTGGTGGACGCGGCCAACGCCGAGCTCGCCCGCCAGCTCGTGGCCCAGGGCGCCGCCGACGATCTCGAGTCCGCCAACGCCCTGGTCAGGAAGGGCGGCTGGAACATCGAGCTGAACATCGACAAGGCCAAGCAGAAGAAGCTCGAAGAGACGGTCAAGGAACAGCTGACCAGCAAGCTCGACAAGAAGAAGCGCAAGGTCGACGGCGACGTCCAGGCCGGCGCGGTGTCCGTGAACCCGAAGACGGGCGCGGTCGAGGCGATGTACGGCGGCGTCGGCTACACCGAACACTTCGTCAACAACGCCACCCGCACCGACTACCAGCCGGCCTCCACCTTCAAGCCCGTGATCCTCGCCGCGGCCTTCGACGAGAACGCCAAGACGCAGAAGGGCGAGCAGATCACCGCCGACACCCTCTACGACGGCACCAGCAAGCGCCCCGTCGTCGGCAGCGACATCGGCTTCGCCCCGGAGAACGAGGACGACCAGGACTACGGCGACGTCACCGTCCAGACGGCGCTGAACCAGTCGATCAACTCCGTCTTCGCACAGATGGGCGTCGACGTCGGCATGCCCGAGGTGCTGAAGGTCGCCGGCAACCTCGGCATGGACACCAAGGGCCTGAAGGCCGTGCCCGCCCAGACCCTGGGCACCATGAGCGCGAGTCCCCTGCAGATGGCCGGTGTCTACGCCACCCTCGACAACCACGGCAAGAAGGTCACCCCGGCGATCATCAAGTCGGCGCAGAACAGCGCCCACCCGTCGTTCCAGCTCGCCAAGGCCGTCGGCGGCCAGGTGATCGACAGGGAGGCCGCCGACTCCGTCACCTCGGTCCTCACCGGCGTGGTCGACGACGGCACGGCCAAGAAGTCCGTGCGCGACAACCCGCTGCGCAAGGGCCAGAAGGTGGCCGGCAAGACGGGCACCTCCGACAACAACAAGTCCGCCTGGTTCACCGGCTACACCCCCGACCTGGTGACCTCGGTCGGCCTGTTCGGCGAGGACGCCAAGACCCACGCGCAGGTGCCGCTGACCGGCGCGACGACGGGCCTGACCTCGACCAAGGGCCGCATCAACGGCGGTGGCTTCCCGGCGCAGATCTGGGCGACCTACACCTTCGGCGTCTCGACCAAGGTCAGCAAGTTCGATCTGGAGACCGACCAGGGCGCGGCCGTCCGCACGTCGTCGCCGTCCCCGTCCACCTCGCCGTCGCCCAGTGCCTCGCCGTCGTCCTCGCCCAAGCCGAGCACGTCGCCGTCGTCGTCGCCGAAGCCGTCCTCGTCGCCGTCCTCGTCCCCGTCGTCGTCGCCGAAGCCGTCCTCGTCGCCGTCCTCGTCGCCGTCCCCGTCGCCGAAGCCGGACGATCCGCCCGGCCAAGGCGACGATCCCGCGAACCCGCTCCTCGGCCAGTAG
- a CDS encoding SPFH domain-containing protein, whose amino-acid sequence MSAHDPSATAEHIHAVDTADAPDMPAPRVHEFPAHSVGGGVALLLGLLGLLAGGGLIAAGAVVTAAGLKAALIVAGVLVAVAAFLAMCGLNTVAPGEARVVQLFGRYRGTIREDGLRWVNPFTSREKISTRVRNHETAVLKVNDAYGNPIELAAVVVWNVKDTAQASFEVDDFLEFVSTQTEAAVRHIAIEYPYDSHDENGLSLRGNAEEITEKLAVELHARVEAAGVRIIESRFTHLAYAPEIASAMLQRQQAGAVVAARREIVDGAVGMVEAALGRIAEQGIVELDEERKAAMVSNLMVVLCGDRAPQPVLNTGTLYQ is encoded by the coding sequence ATGTCCGCACACGATCCTTCGGCCACCGCCGAGCACATCCACGCCGTCGACACCGCCGACGCGCCCGACATGCCCGCCCCGCGCGTGCACGAGTTCCCCGCGCACAGCGTGGGGGGCGGGGTCGCGCTGCTGCTCGGACTGCTCGGACTGCTGGCCGGCGGCGGGCTGATCGCCGCCGGCGCCGTGGTGACCGCGGCCGGTCTCAAGGCGGCGCTCATCGTCGCCGGCGTGCTGGTCGCCGTGGCCGCGTTCCTCGCCATGTGCGGACTGAACACGGTGGCGCCGGGCGAGGCGCGCGTGGTGCAGCTCTTCGGCCGCTACCGCGGCACCATCCGCGAGGACGGACTGCGCTGGGTGAACCCGTTCACCTCGCGCGAGAAGATCTCCACCCGGGTCCGCAACCACGAGACGGCCGTGCTCAAGGTCAACGACGCCTACGGCAACCCGATCGAGCTCGCCGCGGTCGTGGTGTGGAACGTGAAGGACACCGCGCAGGCCTCCTTCGAGGTCGACGACTTCCTGGAGTTCGTCTCCACCCAGACCGAGGCGGCCGTGCGGCACATCGCCATCGAGTACCCCTACGACTCGCACGACGAGAACGGGCTCTCGCTGCGCGGCAACGCCGAGGAGATCACCGAGAAGCTGGCCGTGGAGCTCCACGCGCGCGTGGAGGCGGCCGGCGTGCGGATCATCGAGTCCCGCTTCACCCACCTCGCCTACGCTCCCGAGATCGCCTCGGCGATGCTCCAGCGCCAGCAGGCGGGCGCGGTGGTCGCGGCCCGGCGGGAGATCGTGGACGGGGCGGTGGGGATGGTCGAGGCCGCGCTCGGCCGGATCGCCGAGCAGGGCATCGTGGAACTGGACGAGGAGCGGAAGGCGGCGATGGTGTCCAATCTGATGGTGGTGCTGTGCGGGGACCGGGCGCCCCAGCCGGTGCTGAACACCGGAACCCTCTACCAGTGA
- the fomD gene encoding cytidylyl-2-hydroxypropylphosphonate hydrolase: MADGEAVRRVGSGDAAAFWEPGDRILWRYRENGGAGFHIARPVTVVRDDAEVLAVWLAPGTECVKPVLADGTPPHREPLRTRYTKPRTVQRDRWFGTGVLKLARPGEPWSVWLFWEPGWQFKNWYVNLEEPLVRWGGGVDSEDHFLDICVYPDHSWGWRDEDEFAQAQQDGLMDRTVAEQVLLAGRRALETIRAWGPPFDEGWQHWRPDPSWAVPLLPEDWDRTPAHMST, translated from the coding sequence ATGGCAGACGGTGAAGCGGTGAGACGCGTGGGATCGGGCGATGCGGCGGCCTTCTGGGAGCCCGGGGACCGGATCCTGTGGCGCTACCGGGAGAACGGCGGCGCGGGCTTCCACATCGCCCGCCCGGTCACCGTGGTGCGCGACGACGCGGAGGTGCTGGCGGTCTGGCTCGCGCCGGGTACCGAGTGCGTCAAGCCGGTGCTCGCGGACGGCACGCCGCCGCACCGGGAGCCGCTGCGCACCCGTTACACCAAGCCGCGCACGGTGCAGCGCGACCGCTGGTTCGGCACCGGCGTGCTGAAGCTGGCCCGGCCGGGCGAGCCGTGGTCGGTGTGGCTCTTCTGGGAGCCGGGCTGGCAGTTCAAGAACTGGTACGTCAACCTGGAGGAGCCGCTTGTCCGTTGGGGCGGCGGAGTGGACTCCGAGGACCACTTTCTGGACATCTGCGTCTACCCCGATCACAGTTGGGGCTGGCGCGACGAGGACGAGTTCGCGCAGGCCCAGCAGGACGGACTGATGGACCGGACGGTCGCCGAGCAGGTGCTGCTGGCGGGCCGCAGGGCGCTGGAAACGATCCGTGCCTGGGGGCCGCCGTTCGACGAGGGCTGGCAGCACTGGCGCCCGGATCCGTCCTGGGCCGTACCGTTGCTGCCGGAGGACTGGGACCGTACGCCCGCGCACATGTCCACATGA
- a CDS encoding PadR family transcriptional regulator, giving the protein MSIGHTLLGLLESGPRHGYDLKRAFDEKFGHDRPLHYGQVYSTMSRLLKNGLVEVDGIEAGGGPERKRYAITDAGITDVARWLATPEKPEPYLQSTLYTKIVLALLTGRDAADILDEQRAEHLRSMRILTDRKRSGDLADQLICDHALFHLEADLRWLELTAARLDRLKATVTA; this is encoded by the coding sequence ATGTCCATCGGTCACACCCTTCTGGGACTCCTGGAGTCCGGACCCCGCCACGGCTACGACCTCAAGCGGGCCTTCGACGAGAAGTTCGGTCATGACCGGCCGCTGCACTACGGCCAGGTCTATTCGACGATGTCGCGCCTGCTGAAGAACGGGCTCGTCGAGGTCGACGGCATCGAGGCCGGCGGCGGACCCGAGCGCAAGCGGTACGCGATCACCGACGCCGGGATCACCGACGTCGCGCGGTGGCTCGCCACGCCCGAGAAGCCCGAGCCGTATCTGCAGTCCACGCTCTACACGAAGATCGTCCTCGCGCTGCTCACCGGCCGCGACGCCGCCGACATCCTCGACGAGCAGCGTGCGGAGCACCTGCGCAGCATGCGCATCCTCACCGACCGCAAGCGCAGCGGCGACCTGGCCGACCAGCTGATCTGCGACCACGCCCTGTTCCATCTCGAGGCCGACCTGCGCTGGCTGGAACTGACCGCCGCGCGCCTCGACAGACTGAAGGCCACGGTGACCGCATGA
- a CDS encoding ATP-binding SpoIIE family protein phosphatase: MTEQPTSYERPQGVDPTDPRGALLHTPAPAPGPSALPPDASGTTTCGKGGKGDMGGQGATGKDAAGAEAGAGAEHSQPSATAESDTHRPRPAPESIPAQPGGDGHQERGPGGQERRAGAGVTPGRPTPMRREGDRLRFVGAATRRIARGLDLDEIVMGLCRATVPTFSDAILVYLRDPLPVGDERPAADRIMLRLRRTDRIPEERDTETGFAALALPLPEPAELTAELSASVGDMCEVRPGGALAEVLRGVRPVFADHPAARAALPELLGTDSTLAVPGGQRAILAPLRGRRRVIGAAVFLRRPERIPFENDDLLVAAQLATHSALGIDKAVLYDREAYIADELQRTMLPETLPRPTGVRLASRYLPAAETARVGGDWYDAIPLPGSRVALVVGDVMGHSMTSAAIMGQLRTTAQTLAGLDLPPQEVLHHLDEQAQRLGTDRMATCLYAVYDPVAHRITIANAGHPPPILLHLGGRAEVLRVPPGAPIGVGGVDFEAVELDAPAGATLLLYTDGLVESRLRDVATGIEQLREKLAATAQLTGPDHPPPLEALCDEVLDMLGPGDRDDDIALLAARFDGIAPSDVAYWLLEPEDAAPGRARRLARRALSRWGLEDMSDSVELLVSEVVTNAVRYASRPVTLRLLRTDVLRCEVGDDVPQLPRLRQARATDEGGRGLYLVNRLARRWGATRLSTGKVVWFELNRV, encoded by the coding sequence GTGACGGAGCAGCCCACCTCCTACGAACGCCCCCAGGGCGTCGACCCCACGGACCCCCGTGGGGCACTCCTGCATACTCCGGCCCCCGCGCCGGGCCCGTCCGCCTTACCGCCCGACGCCTCGGGTACGACGACGTGCGGCAAGGGCGGAAAGGGCGACATGGGCGGCCAGGGAGCCACGGGTAAGGACGCGGCCGGCGCGGAGGCGGGTGCGGGCGCCGAGCACTCCCAGCCTTCGGCGACCGCGGAGTCCGACACGCACCGGCCGCGTCCGGCGCCCGAGTCCATCCCGGCCCAGCCGGGCGGTGACGGACACCAGGAACGCGGTCCCGGCGGGCAGGAGCGGCGCGCCGGCGCCGGGGTGACGCCCGGCCGGCCCACGCCCATGCGGCGGGAGGGCGACCGGCTGCGCTTCGTGGGCGCCGCCACCCGGCGGATCGCCCGCGGTCTGGACCTCGACGAGATCGTGATGGGGCTGTGCCGGGCCACCGTGCCGACCTTCTCCGACGCGATCCTCGTCTATCTGCGCGACCCGCTGCCGGTCGGCGACGAGCGGCCCGCGGCGGACCGCATCATGCTGCGGCTGCGCCGCACCGACCGGATCCCGGAGGAGCGGGACACCGAGACCGGCTTCGCGGCGCTGGCCCTGCCGCTCCCGGAGCCGGCGGAACTGACCGCGGAACTGTCGGCCTCGGTCGGCGACATGTGCGAGGTGCGGCCCGGCGGGGCGCTCGCGGAGGTGCTGCGCGGGGTGCGTCCGGTGTTCGCCGACCACCCGGCCGCTCGCGCCGCGCTGCCCGAACTCCTGGGCACGGACAGCACCCTGGCGGTCCCGGGCGGTCAGCGGGCGATCCTGGCCCCGTTGCGGGGCCGTCGCCGGGTGATCGGCGCCGCCGTGTTCCTGCGGCGTCCGGAGCGCATCCCGTTCGAGAACGACGACCTGCTGGTCGCCGCCCAGCTCGCCACCCACAGCGCCCTCGGCATCGACAAGGCGGTGCTGTACGACCGTGAGGCGTACATCGCCGACGAGCTGCAGCGCACGATGCTGCCGGAGACCCTGCCGCGTCCCACGGGTGTGCGGCTGGCCTCCCGGTACCTGCCCGCGGCGGAGACCGCGCGGGTCGGCGGCGACTGGTACGACGCCATCCCGCTGCCCGGCAGCCGGGTGGCGCTGGTGGTGGGCGACGTCATGGGGCACTCCATGACGTCGGCGGCCATCATGGGTCAGCTGCGCACCACGGCGCAGACGCTCGCCGGTCTCGACCTGCCGCCGCAGGAGGTCCTGCACCATCTCGACGAGCAGGCCCAGCGGCTGGGCACCGACCGTATGGCGACGTGCCTGTACGCCGTGTACGACCCGGTCGCGCACCGCATCACCATCGCCAACGCCGGCCATCCGCCGCCCATCCTGTTGCATCTGGGCGGCCGGGCGGAGGTGCTGCGGGTGCCGCCGGGCGCGCCGATCGGCGTGGGCGGGGTCGACTTCGAGGCGGTGGAGCTGGACGCGCCGGCCGGGGCGACGCTGCTGCTGTACACCGACGGCCTGGTGGAGTCCCGGCTGCGGGACGTGGCGACCGGCATAGAACAGCTGCGGGAGAAGCTCGCGGCCACCGCGCAGCTCACCGGGCCGGATCACCCGCCGCCGCTGGAGGCGCTGTGCGACGAGGTGCTCGACATGCTCGGCCCGGGCGACCGGGACGACGACATCGCGCTGCTCGCCGCCCGCTTCGACGGGATCGCGCCGAGTGACGTGGCGTACTGGCTCCTGGAACCGGAGGACGCGGCGCCGGGCCGGGCCCGTCGGCTGGCCCGGCGGGCGCTGTCCCGATGGGGCCTGGAGGACATGTCCGACTCGGTGGAGCTGCTGGTCAGCGAGGTCGTCACCAATGCGGTGCGGTACGCCTCGCGGCCGGTGACGCTGCGGCTGCTGCGCACCGACGTGCTGCGCTGCGAGGTCGGGGACGACGTGCCGCAGCTGCCCCGGCTGCGGCAGGCCCGGGCGACCGACGAGGGCGGTCGCGGCCTGTACCTGGTCAACCGGCTGGCCCGGCGCTGGGGTGCCACGCGGCTCAGCACCGGCAAGGTGGTCTGGTTCGAGCTGAACCGGGTGTAG
- a CDS encoding ABC transporter permease, which translates to MSPGQWSRDLGLGIRFAFSGGREGWIRAVLTAVGVGLGVAVLLLTTAVPNVISVRHEREEARLDWSFVDPPPAKADDTLLIAQVDTTFHEKDVRGRLVEPEGPRSPLPPGVSRFPAKGDMLVSPALKKLLAADGSALLRERLAYRVVGTIGESGLVGSQELAYYAGASGLASHVEGYGATRLKTFGNPQRTSEKTDPVLLLLILVVIVVLLMPVAVFIAAAVRFGGERRDRRLAALRLIGSDGGMTRRIAAGEALAGALLGLVLGTVFFLFGRQVAGTVEVMNVSVWPSYLNPSPVLAALVALAVPSAAVLVTLFALRGVVIEPLGVVRSTKPSRRRLWWRLLLPVAGLALLYPMIGQGRGNGEFNEYQVIGGVLLLLVGITALLPWLVEKVVARLGSGGVAWQLAVRRLQLSSGTAARMVNGIAVAVAGAIALQMLFAGVESDYTAATGKDVHLAQMQVTVPRGPSLTHTRQAFADTAGVSKVTALWEQYLGDKSWKSQNGPDLSTELIVGDCTALRELAKLPSCRDGDRFALEGSEYPSYAPKLNVPGKKLYMETDGSFPGRTTEIVWTVPAGVRKAQAIEDMTGQRRGGFLLTPGALPKEAATALRGQLYLSFDESVPDAYDRARNTAARLDPLSQPMNWSATRQDLKFSSIRTGLLVGSACVLLLIGASLLVSQLEQLRERKKLLSALVAFGTRRRTLGLSVLWQTAVPIALGLLLAMAVGLTLGTVLLKMTRTTVRVDWGSVLAMTGFGAAVVLMVTLVSLPPLLRLMRPDGLRTE; encoded by the coding sequence ATGAGTCCGGGTCAGTGGTCCAGGGATCTGGGCCTGGGAATCCGGTTCGCCTTCTCCGGCGGACGGGAGGGGTGGATCCGGGCCGTCCTGACGGCCGTCGGCGTCGGGCTCGGCGTCGCCGTGCTGCTGCTGACGACGGCGGTGCCGAACGTGATCTCGGTGCGGCACGAGCGCGAAGAGGCCCGGCTGGACTGGTCGTTCGTCGACCCGCCGCCGGCCAAGGCCGACGACACCCTGCTCATCGCACAGGTCGACACCACGTTCCACGAGAAGGACGTCCGCGGCCGGCTGGTGGAGCCGGAGGGGCCGCGCTCGCCGCTGCCGCCCGGCGTGAGCCGGTTCCCGGCCAAGGGCGACATGCTGGTCTCGCCCGCCCTGAAGAAGCTGCTCGCCGCGGACGGCTCGGCGCTGCTGCGGGAACGGCTGGCGTACCGCGTCGTCGGGACCATCGGCGAGAGCGGGCTGGTCGGTTCGCAGGAACTCGCCTACTACGCGGGGGCCTCCGGGCTCGCCTCGCACGTCGAGGGCTACGGGGCGACCCGGCTGAAGACGTTCGGCAACCCGCAGCGCACCAGCGAGAAGACCGACCCGGTGCTGCTCCTGCTGATCCTCGTGGTCATCGTGGTGCTGCTGATGCCCGTCGCCGTGTTCATCGCCGCCGCCGTGCGGTTCGGCGGCGAACGGCGCGACCGCAGGCTCGCCGCGCTCCGGCTGATCGGCTCCGACGGCGGGATGACCCGGCGCATCGCGGCCGGCGAGGCACTGGCGGGCGCGCTGCTCGGCCTGGTCCTCGGCACGGTGTTCTTCCTGTTCGGCCGCCAGGTGGCCGGCACCGTCGAAGTGATGAACGTCAGCGTGTGGCCCAGCTACCTCAACCCGTCGCCCGTGCTGGCCGCACTGGTCGCGCTGGCGGTGCCCTCGGCCGCGGTGCTGGTCACCCTGTTCGCGTTGCGCGGCGTGGTCATCGAACCCCTCGGCGTGGTCCGCTCGACGAAGCCGTCGCGCCGCCGGCTGTGGTGGCGGCTGCTGCTGCCGGTGGCCGGCCTCGCGCTGCTCTATCCCATGATCGGACAGGGCCGCGGCAACGGCGAGTTCAACGAGTACCAGGTGATCGGCGGCGTCCTGCTGCTCCTCGTCGGGATCACCGCCCTGCTCCCGTGGCTCGTCGAGAAGGTCGTCGCCCGGCTCGGCTCGGGCGGCGTCGCCTGGCAACTGGCCGTACGAAGGCTCCAGTTGAGCAGCGGTACGGCGGCCCGCATGGTCAACGGCATCGCGGTCGCGGTGGCCGGGGCCATCGCCCTGCAGATGCTGTTCGCCGGGGTCGAGAGCGACTACACGGCGGCCACGGGCAAGGACGTGCATCTCGCCCAGATGCAGGTGACCGTGCCGCGCGGCCCGTCGCTGACGCACACCAGACAGGCGTTCGCCGACACCGCCGGCGTCAGCAAGGTCACCGCCCTGTGGGAGCAGTACCTGGGCGACAAGTCCTGGAAGTCGCAGAACGGCCCGGACCTCTCCACCGAGCTGATCGTCGGCGACTGCACGGCCCTGCGGGAGCTGGCGAAGCTGCCGTCGTGCAGGGACGGCGACCGTTTCGCCCTCGAGGGCAGCGAGTACCCCAGCTATGCACCGAAGCTGAACGTGCCCGGCAAGAAGCTGTACATGGAGACGGACGGCTCCTTCCCCGGGAGGACCACGGAGATTGTCTGGACCGTGCCCGCGGGCGTGCGGAAGGCGCAGGCGATCGAGGACATGACCGGTCAGCGGCGCGGCGGCTTCCTGCTGACGCCCGGCGCGCTGCCCAAGGAGGCCGCGACGGCGCTCCGCGGTCAGCTGTACCTCTCGTTCGACGAGTCGGTGCCGGACGCCTACGACCGCGCACGCAACACGGCGGCGCGGCTGGATCCGCTGTCCCAGCCGATGAACTGGTCGGCCACCCGGCAGGACCTGAAGTTCTCCTCCATCCGCACCGGACTGCTCGTCGGGTCGGCGTGTGTGCTGCTGCTGATCGGGGCGAGTCTGCTGGTCTCGCAGCTGGAGCAGCTGCGCGAGCGCAAGAAGCTGCTGTCGGCCCTGGTCGCCTTCGGCACCCGGCGGCGCACGCTGGGTCTGTCGGTGCTGTGGCAGACGGCCGTCCCGATCGCGCTGGGACTGCTGCTGGCCATGGCCGTGGGTCTCACGCTGGGCACCGTCCTGCTGAAGATGACGCGCACGACGGTCCGCGTCGACTGGGGCAGCGTGCTGGCGATGACCGGCTTCGGCGCGGCGGTCGTCCTGATGGTGACGCTTGTGAGCCTCCCGCCGCTGCTGCGGCTGATGCGGCCGGACGGCCTGCGCACGGAATGA